The Nocardioides salarius genome includes a region encoding these proteins:
- a CDS encoding DNA polymerase III subunit alpha, which produces MPDPFPHLHVASGYSLQHGASLPHLLVQRAADLGMDLLALTDRDGTYGAVKFAKACLQAGISPVLGVDLAHRPAPVEGRAPVPGRGRTPVRGGVFRDPRLPRVTLLAHAAGPGGGRGGWAALCRVLSTTHLAGERGTPVLDPEDPEVAALLGSGDLVVLLGPASEVGAAAAVRRRDHARAALERWRALVPRENLQVEVVSHRLAGDGPGSTRHAARMLALAEESGAGSVLTNAVRYADRSDAATVDVLDAARRLVALDRRHVDRGNAEGHLKSGPQMREVAHEVVARAGAGTGREALRLLARTRALAERCALDPRADLGLGEVHFPEFSLSTDHPSADVALRARCEGAIGDRYGSGGLAVVWKRLDDELAVIGELGYASYFLTVGDVTDLVKQMGVRVAARGSGAGSLVNYLLGISGVDPIRHQLLMERFLSPLRQALPDIDVDVESDRRTEVYERILDRYGGERCVCVSMMDTYRVRHAVRDVGAALGMPPAETDAIAKAFPHIRARDARAALAELPELRASGLGEARLDLMFQLVERLDGLPRHVAVHPCGVLLSDATLLDRTPVEASYAGFPMSQFDKDDVEDLGLLKLDVLGIRMQSAMAHALTEIERAEGVRIDLEDDQQVPFDDPATYRMISAARTLGVFQIESPGQRELVGKSGIETFEDIITDISLFRPGPVKSDMITPYLEVKHGWREPRYLHDDLRPILAPTRGVVVFHEQVIEIIGCFTGISYAEADEKRRALGDAEGMAQTRAWFFPRALGRGYPLPVVEEVWSVLEAFASFGFCKAHAAAFALPTYQSAWLKAHWPAHFLSGVLTHDPGMYPKRLILEDARRLGVAVLGLDVNASEQAYVVERVEPTGAHPGPDVPDGRPWGIRLALAEVKGISEAEVSRIVAARPYHSLPDFWQRARVSRPVVERLVLAGAFDSTYGIGSAGGSDVRRRGVLTRRDLLLQVAELDRQGRALERASRGRGLAGRKTWSGTTARAHQVAEAAAARNSTDLGVRERAQAGESAAETDRRRDRRPGDQAEDYRDDRGAPVREGVWGRSLAQARTAAPPPPVDSVQLSLDLGDAPGEGGVSGLPEMTGEEQMRAELEILGLDASRHVVDTYGPFLDALGVTRSEQLLQRRSKAELLVAGVKVATQTPPIRSGRRVVFLTLDDGTGPVDATFFEDAQGPYAATVFHSWLLVVRGELRRTGHRGVSLRATGCWELPALHEQWRRGGIEAVHEQMAVVPEGFGGVGVELAGQGAAQSRAPRPVMARPDGPGAAGGMGRRRVLVHSSGFRLSPYADIKPAGEETRDVARKLWHRSPGSPG; this is translated from the coding sequence GTGCCCGACCCGTTCCCGCACCTGCACGTCGCCTCCGGCTACTCCCTGCAGCACGGCGCCTCGCTGCCGCACCTGCTGGTCCAGCGCGCGGCCGACCTCGGCATGGACCTGCTGGCGCTGACCGACCGCGACGGCACCTACGGTGCGGTGAAGTTCGCCAAGGCGTGCCTGCAGGCCGGGATCAGCCCGGTCCTCGGGGTCGACCTGGCCCACCGCCCGGCCCCCGTCGAGGGCCGGGCGCCGGTGCCCGGGCGCGGGCGCACCCCGGTGCGGGGCGGCGTCTTCCGCGACCCGCGGCTGCCCCGGGTCACCCTGCTGGCCCACGCCGCCGGCCCCGGCGGCGGGCGGGGCGGCTGGGCCGCGCTGTGCCGGGTGCTCTCGACCACCCACCTCGCCGGCGAGCGCGGCACCCCGGTCCTGGACCCCGAGGACCCCGAGGTCGCGGCGCTGCTCGGCTCCGGCGACCTGGTCGTGCTGCTCGGCCCCGCCTCCGAGGTCGGGGCCGCGGCGGCCGTGCGCCGCCGCGACCACGCCCGGGCCGCCCTGGAGCGCTGGCGGGCCCTGGTGCCGCGCGAGAACCTCCAGGTCGAGGTGGTCTCGCACCGCCTGGCCGGCGACGGCCCCGGCTCGACCCGGCATGCCGCCCGGATGCTCGCCCTGGCCGAGGAGAGCGGCGCGGGCTCGGTGCTGACCAACGCGGTGCGCTACGCCGATCGCAGCGACGCCGCCACCGTCGACGTGCTCGACGCCGCCCGGCGCCTGGTCGCCCTCGACCGGCGCCACGTCGACCGCGGCAACGCCGAGGGGCACCTGAAGTCCGGTCCGCAGATGCGCGAGGTCGCCCACGAGGTCGTGGCCCGCGCCGGCGCCGGCACCGGGCGCGAGGCGCTGCGCCTGCTGGCCCGCACCCGGGCGCTGGCCGAGCGCTGCGCCCTCGACCCGCGTGCCGACCTCGGCCTGGGCGAGGTGCACTTCCCCGAGTTCAGCCTCTCCACCGACCACCCCAGCGCCGACGTGGCGCTGCGCGCACGCTGCGAGGGCGCCATCGGCGACCGCTACGGCAGCGGCGGGCTCGCGGTGGTGTGGAAGCGGCTCGACGACGAGCTCGCGGTGATCGGCGAGCTCGGCTACGCGTCGTACTTCCTGACCGTCGGCGACGTCACCGACCTGGTCAAGCAGATGGGGGTGCGGGTCGCCGCGCGCGGCTCGGGGGCCGGCAGCCTGGTCAACTACCTGCTCGGCATCTCCGGGGTCGACCCGATCCGCCACCAGCTGCTGATGGAGCGCTTCCTCTCGCCGCTGCGCCAGGCGCTGCCCGACATCGACGTCGACGTCGAGTCCGACCGGCGCACCGAGGTCTACGAGCGCATCCTCGACCGCTACGGCGGCGAGCGCTGCGTGTGCGTCTCGATGATGGACACCTACCGGGTGCGCCACGCGGTGCGCGACGTCGGCGCCGCGCTCGGCATGCCGCCGGCCGAGACCGACGCGATCGCCAAGGCCTTCCCCCACATCCGGGCCCGCGACGCGCGGGCGGCGCTGGCCGAGCTGCCCGAGCTGCGCGCCAGCGGGCTGGGCGAGGCCCGGCTCGACCTGATGTTCCAGCTCGTCGAGCGCCTCGACGGGCTGCCGCGCCACGTCGCGGTGCACCCGTGCGGGGTACTGCTCTCCGACGCGACCCTGCTCGACCGCACCCCCGTCGAGGCGTCGTACGCCGGCTTCCCGATGAGCCAGTTCGACAAGGACGACGTCGAGGACCTCGGCCTGCTCAAGCTCGACGTGCTCGGCATCCGGATGCAGTCGGCGATGGCGCACGCGCTCACCGAGATCGAGCGGGCCGAGGGGGTGCGCATCGACCTCGAGGACGACCAGCAGGTGCCCTTCGACGACCCCGCGACCTACCGGATGATCTCGGCGGCGCGCACCCTCGGGGTCTTCCAGATCGAGTCGCCGGGCCAGCGCGAGCTGGTCGGCAAGTCCGGCATCGAGACCTTCGAGGACATCATCACCGACATCTCGCTCTTCCGGCCCGGGCCGGTCAAGAGCGACATGATCACGCCCTACCTCGAGGTCAAGCACGGGTGGCGCGAGCCGCGCTACCTCCACGACGACCTGCGCCCGATCCTGGCCCCGACCCGGGGCGTGGTCGTCTTCCACGAGCAGGTCATCGAGATCATCGGCTGCTTCACCGGCATCTCCTACGCCGAGGCCGACGAGAAGCGCCGCGCCCTCGGCGACGCCGAGGGGATGGCCCAGACCCGGGCCTGGTTCTTCCCGCGCGCGCTGGGACGCGGCTACCCCCTCCCCGTGGTCGAGGAGGTGTGGAGCGTGCTGGAGGCCTTCGCCTCCTTCGGCTTCTGCAAGGCCCACGCGGCGGCGTTCGCGCTGCCGACCTACCAGTCGGCCTGGCTCAAGGCGCACTGGCCGGCGCACTTCCTGTCCGGGGTGCTGACCCACGACCCGGGGATGTACCCCAAGCGGCTGATCCTCGAGGACGCCCGCCGCCTCGGCGTGGCGGTGCTCGGGCTCGACGTCAACGCCTCCGAGCAGGCCTACGTCGTCGAGCGGGTCGAGCCCACCGGCGCCCACCCCGGACCCGACGTCCCCGACGGCCGCCCCTGGGGCATCCGGCTGGCGCTGGCCGAGGTCAAGGGCATCAGCGAGGCCGAGGTCTCGCGCATCGTCGCGGCCCGGCCCTACCACTCGCTGCCCGACTTCTGGCAGCGCGCACGGGTCTCGCGCCCCGTGGTCGAGCGGCTGGTGCTGGCGGGCGCCTTCGACAGCACCTACGGCATCGGGTCGGCGGGTGGCAGCGACGTACGCCGCCGGGGGGTGCTGACCCGCCGCGACCTGCTGCTGCAGGTCGCCGAGCTCGACCGCCAGGGACGGGCCCTCGAGCGGGCCTCGCGGGGGCGGGGGCTGGCCGGTCGCAAGACGTGGAGCGGCACCACCGCGCGTGCTCACCAGGTGGCCGAGGCCGCGGCCGCGCGCAACAGCACCGACCTCGGGGTGCGGGAGCGGGCGCAGGCGGGGGAGAGCGCCGCCGAGACCGACCGGCGCCGCGACCGGCGCCCGGGCGACCAGGCCGAGGACTACCGCGACGACCGCGGCGCCCCGGTGCGCGAGGGCGTGTGGGGCCGCTCGCTGGCCCAGGCCCGCACCGCCGCACCGCCGCCCCCGGTCGACTCGGTGCAGCTGAGCCTCGACCTCGGCGACGCGCCGGGGGAGGGCGGGGTCTCGGGCCTGCCCGAGATGACCGGCGAGGAGCAGATGCGCGCCGAGCTCGAGATCCTCGGCCTCGACGCCAGCCGGCACGTCGTCGACACCTACGGGCCCTTCCTCGACGCGCTCGGGGTGACCCGCAGCGAGCAGCTGCTGCAGCGGCGCAGCAAGGCCGAGCTGCTGGTGGCCGGGGTCAAGGTCGCCACCCAGACCCCGCCGATCCGCTCCGGGCGCCGGGTGGTCTTCCTGACCCTCGACGACGGCACCGGGCCGGTCGACGCGACCTTCTTCGAGGACGCCCAGGGTCCCTACGCCGCCACCGTCTTCCACTCCTGGCTGCTGGTGGTGCGCGGCGAGCTGCGCCGCACCGGCCACCGCGGGGTCTCGCTGCGCGCCACCGGCTGCTGGGAGCTGCCGGCCCTGCACGAGCAGTGGCGCCGCGGCGGCATCGAGGCGGTGCACGAGCAGATGGCGGTGGTGCCCGAGGGCTTCGGCGGCGTCGGCGTCGAGCTCGCCGGGCAGGGCGCGGCGCAGAGCCGGGCGCCGCGACCGGTGATGGCGCGCCCCGACGGGCCGGGTGCCGCGGGCGGCATGGGGCGCCGGCGCGTGCTGGTGCACTCCAGCGGCTTCCGGCTCTCGCCGTACGCCGACATCAAGCCCGCCGGCGAGGAGACCCGCGACGTGGCACGCAAGCTGTGGCACCGCAGCCCGGGGAGCCCGGGATGA
- a CDS encoding endonuclease — translation MPPVLAPRRLGVLLLVGVLGLLPACAGQEPAEEAGSAGGARTLLDPVATAGATAVAQALASPDGTALSVRGHLVGQPVAPGEVVRGPFSSDLALAVADDPGERDPARMLLVQLPAPLRSTWGLASHPELLGAEVVLGGERASYFSAAGLKQVDAVALVGAAPPTPAPSAAGDLPAVVQEYYADAEGRSGDDLARALHEIVSTDVERLRYDELWEALRDTDADPAAPGRVIELYTGDSVPGDANGGDPEEWNREHVWPQSRGGFGTAAGPGTDLHHVRPADVSVNADRSSLDFDDGGSPQGEAADTYRDADSWEPREAVKGDVARMVLYMAVRYEGGDGFADLEVSEQVGRRDLDALGHLGRLSTLLRWHEQDPPDAFERARNDAIFETWQGNRNPFVDRPEWVAAIW, via the coding sequence ATGCCTCCCGTCCTCGCCCCGCGTCGGCTCGGCGTCCTCCTCCTCGTCGGTGTCCTGGGGCTGCTCCCGGCCTGCGCCGGCCAGGAGCCCGCCGAGGAGGCCGGGTCCGCGGGCGGGGCGCGCACGTTGCTCGACCCCGTCGCGACGGCCGGCGCGACCGCCGTCGCGCAGGCGCTGGCCAGCCCCGACGGCACGGCGCTGAGCGTGCGGGGGCACCTGGTCGGCCAGCCCGTCGCCCCGGGCGAGGTGGTGCGCGGCCCCTTCTCCTCCGACCTGGCGCTCGCGGTGGCCGACGACCCGGGGGAGCGCGACCCGGCGCGGATGCTCCTGGTCCAGCTGCCCGCCCCGCTGCGCAGCACCTGGGGCCTGGCCTCGCACCCCGAGCTGCTGGGTGCGGAGGTGGTGCTCGGCGGCGAGCGGGCGTCGTACTTCTCGGCCGCCGGGCTCAAGCAGGTCGACGCGGTCGCGCTCGTCGGTGCCGCGCCACCGACCCCGGCCCCGAGCGCCGCCGGCGACCTGCCCGCGGTGGTGCAGGAGTACTACGCCGACGCCGAGGGTCGCTCCGGCGACGACCTGGCTCGCGCGCTGCACGAGATCGTCTCGACCGACGTCGAGCGGCTGCGCTACGACGAGCTGTGGGAGGCGCTGCGCGACACCGACGCCGACCCCGCAGCGCCCGGTCGCGTGATCGAGCTCTACACCGGCGACAGCGTGCCGGGCGACGCCAACGGTGGAGACCCCGAGGAGTGGAACCGCGAGCACGTGTGGCCGCAGAGCCGTGGCGGGTTCGGCACCGCCGCGGGCCCCGGCACCGACCTGCACCACGTGCGCCCGGCCGACGTCAGCGTCAACGCCGACCGCTCCAGCCTCGACTTCGACGACGGCGGCAGCCCCCAGGGCGAGGCCGCCGACACCTACCGCGACGCCGACTCCTGGGAGCCGCGCGAGGCGGTGAAGGGCGACGTGGCCCGGATGGTGCTCTACATGGCGGTGCGCTACGAGGGCGGCGACGGCTTCGCCGACCTCGAGGTCTCCGAGCAGGTGGGCCGGCGCGACCTCGACGCGCTGGGCCACCTCGGTCGGCTCTCGACCCTGCTGCGCTGGCACGAGCAGGACCCGCCCGACGCCTTCGAGCGCGCCCGCAACGACGCGATCTTCGAGACCTGGCAGGGCAACCGCAACCCCTTCGTCGACCGTCCGGAGTGGGTCGCCGCGATCTGGTGA
- a CDS encoding SAV_6107 family HEPN domain-containing protein produces the protein MTRSSFSAPVPHPQALPVTTHSYLARAAESLSEAMATPEVPARYAGAHVSALRSAAALLSARARPAGPRRRAQKNAWVLLAEVAPELAEWATFFSAGAAKRAAAEAGSSRAVTEREADDLVRDADRFLAVVEQCLGLVPHPPLQERIARAG, from the coding sequence ATGACCCGCTCCTCCTTCTCCGCGCCCGTGCCGCACCCGCAGGCCCTGCCGGTGACCACGCACTCCTACCTCGCCCGGGCCGCGGAGTCGCTCAGCGAGGCGATGGCCACCCCCGAGGTCCCGGCCCGCTACGCCGGGGCGCACGTGTCGGCGCTGCGCTCGGCCGCCGCCCTGCTCTCCGCGCGGGCCCGGCCCGCCGGTCCGCGCCGCCGGGCCCAGAAGAACGCCTGGGTGCTGCTGGCCGAGGTGGCCCCCGAGCTCGCCGAGTGGGCCACGTTCTTCTCCGCCGGCGCCGCCAAGCGGGCCGCGGCCGAGGCCGGCTCCTCGCGGGCGGTCACCGAGCGCGAGGCCGACGACCTCGTCCGCGACGCCGACCGGTTCCTCGCCGTGGTCGAGCAGTGCCTGGGGCTGGTGCCGCACCCGCCGCTCCAGGAGCGCATCGCCCGCGCCGGGTGA
- a CDS encoding DUF6504 family protein produces MELMRRYDEPVEVRCGQLAGAETMVPEQFLWRGRLWKVRSVLEHWVETGEWWRHAGVRAVLGSEEPADGSSAERPARPRPLEELLAERALWRVEAGRGAAVRGAEDAGGVFDLALDVDAGQWLLVGCAD; encoded by the coding sequence ATGGAGCTGATGCGACGCTACGACGAGCCCGTCGAGGTGCGGTGCGGCCAGCTGGCCGGCGCCGAGACGATGGTCCCCGAGCAGTTCCTGTGGCGCGGGCGGCTCTGGAAGGTCCGCTCGGTGCTGGAGCACTGGGTGGAGACCGGGGAGTGGTGGCGCCACGCCGGCGTGCGGGCGGTGCTGGGGTCCGAGGAGCCCGCCGACGGCTCGAGCGCCGAGCGGCCGGCCCGCCCCCGCCCGCTCGAGGAGCTGCTCGCCGAGCGCGCGCTGTGGCGCGTCGAGGCCGGGCGTGGTGCCGCGGTGCGCGGGGCCGAGGACGCCGGCGGGGTCTTCGACCTCGCCCTCGACGTCGACGCCGGGCAGTGGCTGCTCGTCGGCTGCGCGGACTGA